In Pedobacter heparinus DSM 2366, the following are encoded in one genomic region:
- a CDS encoding glycosyl hydrolase family 28 protein, with protein sequence MRFYCVLLTLSWLISTQFVVAQTRVQKKQFAQAALAPIGPNDFKGSDTHRIQAAVNAAKGTTNSITIPQRNANGTTIWKIDQAILLPSEMTVILENCVIQLSDSCRDNMFRSDNAGIGITNPVWNKNISIIGIGDVVLKGAANPRATGDGFRKLSLTATPTHNKDRSSYGTDAGKENRKQQSDWRNFMVLMAYVDGFKLKNVQIAYAHAWAVTFERVHHAELSDLRFYTPQFRDFNDKRIYTYNNDAINLREGCKYFRIDNITAVNGDDCIALSALDLGPEFHSNGNINSYQITSTKHTGPEDHIEHVYITNIKTNYTGVGIRASDSASIHHVYINGVTTAADPNIQAPYNGSPYTVLLGNRAYGKPPLPGLIHNIYVMNIVGDGLNLIDVKSPIANCVFMNGIYTGTAAAGPVSYSTDKTLIKNVTEVNLVKIPSEVK encoded by the coding sequence ATGAGATTTTATTGTGTCCTCCTCACCCTTTCCTGGCTGATTTCTACTCAATTTGTAGTTGCACAGACTCGAGTTCAAAAAAAACAGTTTGCCCAAGCGGCTTTAGCTCCAATTGGACCAAATGATTTTAAGGGCAGTGATACGCACCGCATACAAGCGGCTGTAAATGCTGCAAAAGGCACTACCAATAGCATTACCATTCCACAAAGAAACGCAAACGGAACCACGATCTGGAAAATAGACCAGGCTATATTGCTTCCTTCAGAGATGACCGTGATTCTAGAAAACTGCGTGATCCAGCTATCGGATAGTTGTCGCGATAACATGTTTCGCAGTGACAATGCAGGTATCGGGATCACGAATCCTGTATGGAATAAAAACATCTCGATCATCGGCATTGGGGATGTTGTATTAAAAGGTGCAGCCAATCCCAGGGCAACTGGAGACGGCTTCAGAAAGCTAAGCCTGACTGCTACACCTACCCACAATAAGGACAGGAGCAGTTACGGTACGGATGCCGGTAAGGAAAACAGAAAACAGCAATCCGACTGGCGTAACTTTATGGTATTGATGGCTTATGTTGACGGTTTTAAATTAAAAAATGTGCAGATAGCATACGCCCATGCCTGGGCCGTTACCTTCGAACGCGTGCATCATGCAGAATTATCAGATCTCCGGTTTTACACTCCCCAGTTTAGGGATTTCAATGACAAAAGGATATACACTTATAATAACGACGCAATCAACCTAAGGGAGGGTTGTAAATATTTTCGGATAGATAATATTACCGCTGTAAACGGCGACGACTGTATTGCGCTTTCGGCACTTGACTTAGGGCCGGAATTTCATTCGAACGGCAACATCAACTCTTATCAGATTACTTCTACCAAACACACCGGGCCAGAAGATCATATTGAACACGTATATATTACCAATATCAAAACGAATTATACCGGAGTAGGCATCAGGGCAAGTGACAGTGCGAGCATTCATCATGTATACATTAACGGGGTAACAACCGCAGCAGATCCCAACATTCAAGCGCCATATAATGGAAGCCCTTACACTGTGCTGCTTGGCAACCGGGCCTATGGAAAACCACCGCTACCCGGACTTATCCATAACATTTACGTCATGAACATTGTTGGAGACGGGCTTAACCTGATCGATGTGAAATCGCCCATTGCAAACTGTGTTTTTATGAATGGAATATATACCGGTACAGCTGCCGCGGGACCAGTAAGCTATTCAACCGATAAAACTTTAATCAAAAATGTAACTGAAGTAAATCTTGTCAAAATACCTTCAGAAGTCAAATAG
- the msrA gene encoding peptide-methionine (S)-S-oxide reductase MsrA, with the protein MNTEKAILAGGCFWGVEELIRHYPGVISTVVGYTGGDVLNATYRNHGTHAEGIAVVFDPAKLSYRRLLEYFFQIHDPTTRNRQGNDIGTSYRSAIFFMDETQRETAEALIAEMEASGIWPGKIVTEVVPATDFWDAEEEHQDYLQKNPYGYTCHFERPDWKL; encoded by the coding sequence ATGAATACTGAAAAAGCCATTCTGGCCGGCGGTTGCTTTTGGGGAGTAGAAGAACTGATCCGGCATTATCCGGGTGTTATTTCGACTGTAGTAGGATATACAGGTGGGGATGTACTCAATGCAACTTACCGCAATCATGGAACACATGCTGAAGGTATTGCAGTTGTATTTGATCCCGCCAAGTTATCCTATCGTAGGCTGCTGGAGTATTTTTTCCAGATCCATGACCCAACAACGCGGAACAGACAGGGAAATGACATAGGTACATCTTATCGATCGGCAATTTTTTTTATGGACGAGACTCAACGGGAAACCGCAGAAGCTTTAATTGCAGAAATGGAAGCTTCAGGGATATGGCCGGGAAAAATTGTAACGGAAGTTGTGCCTGCAACTGATTTTTGGGATGCCGAAGAAGAGCATCAGGATTATCTGCAGAAAAATCCCTATGGATATACCTGTCACTTTGAGAGGCCCGACTGGAAATTATAA
- the murQ gene encoding N-acetylmuramic acid 6-phosphate etherase — protein sequence MIRVTEQESKYHDIDQMSVLEILKGINEEDKIVPQAVEKAIPQIEKLATAVAERMVNGGRLFYIGAGTSGRLGVVDASECPPTFGVPFDWLVGIIAGGDTAIRKAVENAEDDAAQAWVDLQEYNINAKDCLVGLAASGTTPYVIGGLHTAREHGVLTGCIVCNEGGPIAAESDYPVEVVVGPEFLTGSTRMKSGTAQKLVLNMLSTTVMIRLGRVKGNKMVDMQLTNHKLVDRGTQMVMDELNIDHDHAADLLIRYGSVRKAVEASHK from the coding sequence ATGATAAGAGTAACCGAGCAAGAATCAAAGTATCATGATATCGACCAAATGTCTGTACTTGAAATTCTGAAGGGAATAAATGAGGAGGATAAAATCGTTCCCCAGGCAGTAGAAAAGGCAATCCCGCAGATAGAAAAGCTGGCTACTGCAGTTGCTGAGCGCATGGTAAACGGAGGAAGGTTATTTTATATCGGAGCAGGCACCAGCGGTCGTTTGGGTGTAGTAGACGCTTCAGAATGCCCGCCAACATTTGGCGTTCCTTTTGATTGGTTAGTTGGCATAATTGCCGGTGGCGATACTGCCATCAGAAAAGCTGTTGAAAATGCAGAAGATGATGCGGCACAGGCATGGGTAGACCTGCAGGAATACAATATCAATGCTAAAGATTGCCTTGTAGGGCTTGCTGCGTCGGGCACTACCCCTTATGTTATTGGCGGTCTTCATACTGCCCGTGAACATGGGGTGCTTACCGGCTGCATCGTATGCAATGAAGGTGGGCCAATTGCAGCCGAGAGCGATTACCCTGTAGAAGTAGTGGTTGGCCCTGAGTTTCTAACGGGCTCTACCCGCATGAAATCAGGAACAGCACAAAAACTGGTGCTCAACATGTTAAGCACTACGGTAATGATCAGGCTGGGTAGGGTAAAAGGTAATAAAATGGTAGATATGCAACTTACCAACCATAAACTGGTTGACAGGGGCACACAAATGGTGATGGACGAATTGAACATCGACCATGATCATGCTGCTGATTTACTGATCCGTTACGGAAGTGTCCGCAAGGCTGTTGAAGCCAGTCACAAATAA
- a CDS encoding alpha-N-acetylglucosaminidase, whose product MHLSFSCLLTGFLSFFLLTPTVYARPDQGAAEAFLKRIVKDHAADFEISYIAAAANGNDRYELESKNNKIVLSGNNNISIASALNHYLRYYAGCLISWNGSNLKLPAKLPAIPVKVSKTSPYKYRYYLNYCTFNYSMSWWDWQRWQWEIDFMALNGINMPLAITGQNAVWSRVYKELGFTDKELENFFTGPAYFNWFYMGNIDGWGGPLPKSQMLAHEALQKKILERERSFGMTPILPAFTGHVPPAFKDKFPKAKLKKTNWTTFPSVYILDPEDELFTTIGKRFIEEEVKTFGTDHLYTADTFNENTPPTSDSLYLSNVSKKVYQSMALADPEATWIMQGWLFYHGEKFWKPTQIKALLNAIPNDKMIVLDLWSENHPVWQRTAAYYGKPWIWNMLHNFGGNISLYGRMDEVASGAIKAKQAANSGNMVGIGLTPEAIEQNPVMYQLMLDNIWTDEPINVTAWLKNYSRQRYGAQNALAEQAWQILYKTVYTGGILPGGPESILTGRPTMAESTRSTRPKKNYKPAELIPAWEALLKASQQLSTDGFKYDLVDVTRQVLVNYADTLQRQFAQAYQGKDGKKFDRLSGDFLAVMDDVDYLLATRKDFLLGKWLNEAKRMGTTAEEKKRYERNARNLITLWADQNSSLNEYSCRQWSGLISSFYKPRWQQFFSYAKQQLKSGAKLDQKVFEEKMKRWEWDWVNKNDVFTEQPSGNEIKTAESLYKKYIAQLKKTYN is encoded by the coding sequence ATGCACCTTTCTTTTAGCTGCCTGCTTACAGGCTTTCTGTCATTTTTTTTACTGACCCCAACTGTGTATGCCAGACCAGATCAGGGGGCGGCCGAAGCTTTTCTTAAACGTATAGTTAAGGACCATGCTGCCGATTTTGAGATCAGTTATATCGCTGCTGCAGCCAATGGCAACGACAGGTATGAACTGGAGAGCAAAAACAATAAGATTGTACTGAGCGGGAACAACAACATTTCCATAGCCAGTGCGCTAAACCATTACCTGCGCTATTACGCAGGCTGCCTGATTTCCTGGAATGGCAGTAACCTGAAATTACCGGCTAAATTGCCTGCAATTCCTGTTAAAGTAAGCAAAACATCGCCTTACAAGTACCGTTACTACCTGAACTATTGTACCTTTAATTACTCTATGAGCTGGTGGGACTGGCAGCGCTGGCAGTGGGAAATAGATTTTATGGCCCTGAACGGCATCAATATGCCACTGGCCATTACCGGTCAGAACGCAGTGTGGAGCCGCGTGTATAAAGAACTTGGCTTTACCGATAAAGAACTGGAAAATTTTTTTACCGGCCCTGCTTATTTCAACTGGTTTTATATGGGTAATATTGATGGCTGGGGCGGCCCACTTCCAAAAAGCCAGATGCTGGCCCATGAGGCACTCCAAAAAAAGATCCTGGAACGTGAGCGTTCCTTTGGGATGACACCTATCCTGCCGGCCTTTACCGGTCATGTTCCTCCTGCTTTTAAGGATAAGTTTCCGAAAGCAAAGCTCAAAAAGACCAATTGGACAACATTTCCTTCAGTATATATTTTGGATCCGGAAGATGAACTTTTTACTACTATCGGCAAACGCTTTATTGAAGAAGAAGTAAAAACATTTGGCACTGATCATTTATACACCGCTGATACCTTTAATGAGAATACGCCCCCAACCTCCGATTCGCTATACCTGAGCAATGTGAGCAAAAAAGTATACCAGTCGATGGCCCTGGCAGACCCTGAAGCCACCTGGATTATGCAGGGATGGTTATTTTATCATGGTGAAAAATTCTGGAAACCTACACAGATCAAAGCATTGTTAAATGCTATACCCAATGATAAAATGATTGTACTTGACTTGTGGAGTGAAAACCATCCGGTATGGCAGCGCACAGCTGCATATTACGGAAAACCATGGATCTGGAACATGCTGCACAATTTTGGCGGCAACATCAGTTTATATGGCCGTATGGATGAAGTGGCTTCTGGTGCAATTAAAGCAAAACAGGCGGCAAATTCGGGTAACATGGTTGGCATAGGGCTGACTCCTGAAGCCATAGAACAAAATCCGGTGATGTACCAGTTGATGCTGGATAATATCTGGACAGATGAGCCTATAAATGTAACGGCCTGGTTAAAAAATTATAGCCGCCAGCGTTATGGGGCCCAAAATGCATTGGCCGAACAAGCCTGGCAAATTTTGTACAAGACGGTTTATACCGGTGGGATTTTACCAGGAGGTCCTGAATCTATTCTTACCGGCAGGCCCACCATGGCCGAAAGCACGCGCAGCACACGTCCAAAAAAGAACTATAAACCGGCAGAACTGATCCCCGCATGGGAGGCACTCCTCAAAGCTTCACAACAGTTAAGTACGGATGGTTTTAAGTACGACCTGGTTGATGTTACCCGGCAGGTATTGGTGAACTATGCCGATACCCTGCAAAGACAGTTTGCCCAGGCCTATCAGGGAAAAGATGGCAAAAAATTCGACAGACTGAGCGGGGATTTCTTAGCCGTAATGGACGATGTAGATTACCTTTTAGCAACGCGTAAGGATTTTTTGCTGGGTAAATGGCTTAATGAAGCAAAAAGAATGGGGACTACAGCTGAAGAAAAGAAACGCTATGAAAGAAATGCCCGAAACCTGATCACCTTATGGGCTGATCAAAACAGTAGTCTGAATGAATACTCCTGCAGACAATGGTCTGGCCTGATCTCTTCTTTTTACAAACCACGCTGGCAGCAGTTCTTTAGTTATGCCAAACAGCAACTTAAATCAGGTGCAAAGCTTGACCAGAAAGTATTTGAAGAAAAAATGAAACGCTGGGAATGGGATTGGGTAAATAAAAATGATGTGTTTACCGAACAACCCAGCGGAAATGAGATTAAGACTGCTGAAAGCCTCTATAAAAAATATATCGCTCAGTTAAAAAAAACGTACAACTAA
- a CDS encoding DUF5689 domain-containing protein: protein MKTLIHHIILLFSALFLLAGCDKTGNFPGAEVNPHIAIYDLRSFYKGADYPLTQSSMLGSIGVTGVVVSDHSGKNMTSGLLMVQNKWRLNELRGIAIDIGADAANYVPGDSVTVNLVGGVMKQVDGMLRVTGVNGSAVVKVASGKNIPVNRVPSSFILANPDKYESTEIVIVKGGFDPIPAPTDTYSGDKLVNDGFGNFTLHTTAAATFANTPLPGMANFFGVLEYSKGSDGKNIPHLRIRKPADIRVLSSTVTRAAIVISGFLAMPEGTPSTNGEYIQFLATRDIDFSVTPYCVVTHNTNSAYQPTGVPLNGWATTGRRSYKFDLKAGTVAKGQYFYVGGNSNKLINGVGSTSIANGKWIVAKNTGSSAGDGLGDINADLLLNGTSGFADGIAVFEGLTVTKNTTPIDVIITGANGAIYNLAQEAGLRIANTDWYDIVNPVTLEPQPLYKQGSNTICLSRPAPTNAGFFYKLGGVYNIRLGRWVTARSQNRVDLEITSVLDELEKEFPAGTGTTPGIVPTKVVE from the coding sequence ATGAAAACGCTAATACACCATATTATCTTGCTGTTTTCAGCTTTGTTTCTCTTAGCTGGTTGCGATAAAACAGGAAATTTCCCCGGTGCCGAGGTAAATCCGCATATAGCCATTTACGATTTAAGGAGCTTTTATAAAGGAGCTGATTATCCACTTACACAATCGTCTATGCTTGGTTCAATTGGTGTTACCGGCGTAGTTGTTTCAGATCATAGCGGTAAAAACATGACCTCTGGCCTGCTAATGGTACAAAACAAGTGGAGATTAAACGAGCTTAGGGGCATTGCTATTGATATTGGGGCCGATGCTGCAAACTATGTTCCCGGTGATTCGGTGACTGTAAACCTGGTTGGCGGTGTGATGAAACAAGTTGACGGAATGCTGCGGGTTACCGGGGTCAATGGTTCAGCAGTGGTAAAGGTAGCTTCCGGTAAAAACATTCCGGTTAACCGGGTTCCCAGTAGTTTCATTCTGGCTAACCCTGATAAATACGAAAGCACCGAGATTGTAATTGTAAAAGGGGGTTTTGATCCTATACCAGCACCAACAGATACTTATAGCGGCGATAAATTAGTAAATGATGGTTTTGGTAATTTTACCTTACATACTACAGCAGCGGCAACCTTTGCCAATACCCCTTTACCAGGAATGGCCAATTTCTTTGGTGTACTGGAATATTCAAAAGGTTCAGATGGCAAAAACATACCTCATTTGCGAATCCGAAAACCAGCCGACATCAGGGTGTTAAGCTCTACGGTTACAAGGGCAGCTATTGTAATTTCCGGATTTTTGGCCATGCCAGAAGGTACGCCATCTACCAATGGCGAATACATACAATTTTTGGCAACACGGGATATTGATTTCTCTGTAACGCCATATTGTGTGGTAACCCATAATACCAACTCTGCCTATCAGCCAACGGGTGTACCACTTAATGGCTGGGCTACAACAGGCAGACGTTCCTACAAATTTGATTTAAAAGCAGGAACGGTAGCAAAAGGGCAGTATTTTTATGTAGGCGGAAATTCCAATAAATTGATTAACGGAGTAGGCTCTACCAGTATTGCAAATGGCAAGTGGATTGTAGCTAAAAATACCGGAAGCTCGGCAGGTGATGGCCTTGGCGACATCAATGCCGATTTGTTGTTAAACGGAACCAGTGGTTTTGCAGATGGCATTGCAGTGTTTGAAGGACTTACAGTTACAAAAAATACAACCCCAATAGATGTGATTATTACGGGAGCAAACGGAGCAATCTATAACCTGGCGCAAGAGGCAGGTTTGCGTATTGCCAACACAGATTGGTATGATATTGTAAACCCTGTTACATTAGAGCCACAGCCATTGTATAAACAAGGCTCAAACACCATTTGTTTAAGTCGCCCGGCACCCACAAATGCAGGATTCTTCTATAAGCTGGGCGGAGTGTATAATATACGCTTAGGGCGCTGGGTAACAGCAAGATCACAAAATAGGGTAGATTTAGAAATTACCTCTGTACTTGATGAATTGGAAAAAGAATTTCCTGCAGGAACCGGTACTACTCCTGGTATAGTACCAACTAAAGTTGTAGAGTAA
- a CDS encoding Bax inhibitor-1/YccA family protein has protein sequence MDNNNNYDWAQKSVFVQPQTGVVAKKFFANVFLWMFVALSLSTFSAYFMSANAEFSSFLRNPETLRPTTLGWIATFAPLGLVLLMSAGLNRLSYGALVGVFVLYSVLTGLSLSFILLVYTSTSVLSCFIGAAGIFGIMAIMGYTTNIDLSKFGPILMIGVVGLIIASVVNMFIQSANFSLFMAFIGIAIFTALTAYDVQKLKRIGEGLEANGAQMDADTKKLAIMGALSLYLDFLNIFIYLLRIFGDRR, from the coding sequence ATGGATAATAACAATAATTACGATTGGGCGCAAAAATCAGTTTTTGTACAGCCTCAAACCGGAGTAGTTGCTAAGAAATTCTTTGCTAACGTTTTCTTATGGATGTTTGTAGCCTTAAGTCTCTCTACATTTTCCGCATACTTTATGTCCGCCAATGCCGAATTCTCTTCTTTCTTGAGAAATCCTGAAACTTTAAGACCTACAACATTGGGATGGATAGCCACTTTTGCTCCTCTTGGATTGGTTTTATTGATGAGCGCTGGCCTTAACCGACTTTCATATGGTGCTTTAGTAGGAGTATTCGTTCTATATTCAGTTTTGACTGGTCTAAGCTTAAGTTTTATTTTACTTGTTTATACCTCTACTTCTGTATTGAGCTGTTTTATTGGTGCCGCAGGTATATTTGGGATTATGGCCATAATGGGCTATACCACCAATATAGACCTGAGCAAATTTGGCCCTATATTAATGATCGGAGTTGTAGGCTTAATCATTGCAAGTGTAGTAAATATGTTCATTCAAAGTGCAAACTTTAGTCTGTTCATGGCTTTTATCGGCATTGCCATATTTACTGCTTTAACTGCTTACGATGTTCAGAAGCTGAAAAGAATTGGTGAAGGCCTGGAAGCAAACGGTGCACAAATGGATGCGGATACTAAGAAATTAGCCATCATGGGTGCATTGTCACTTTATCTCGACTTTTTGAACATCTTTATTTATCTGTTAAGGATATTTGGAGACAGAAGGTAA
- a CDS encoding endonuclease/exonuclease/phosphatase family protein yields the protein MNRITFFLIALFLQLNLRPEGYAQTKPADKNAGKTLRIMSYNIHHANPPSKPDLIDLDAIARVITASKADIVALQEVETGVSRSGGANEAKILAEKTGFQYHFFKAIDYDGGDYGIAILSRYPLKEIRLVPLPQQITAEKRILGYATIKVGKQKIIFANTHLDASRTDENRLVQMQSILKEFEHAALPVILCGDLNSVAGSSVISLLDAQFKRTCTENCPPTSPQINPRRTIDYIATKNVTWPLLEYQVIAETYASDHRPVMAIFNLEK from the coding sequence ATGAACAGAATTACATTTTTCCTTATTGCGCTCTTTCTGCAACTGAACCTCCGGCCCGAGGGGTATGCGCAAACAAAACCTGCTGATAAAAACGCAGGAAAGACATTGCGCATCATGAGTTATAACATCCACCATGCAAACCCGCCATCCAAACCAGACCTGATTGATCTGGATGCCATTGCCCGGGTGATCACAGCTAGTAAGGCAGACATTGTAGCACTACAGGAAGTAGAAACCGGTGTAAGCCGGAGCGGAGGGGCAAACGAAGCGAAGATACTTGCAGAAAAAACAGGATTTCAGTACCATTTTTTTAAAGCCATCGATTACGATGGCGGTGATTATGGGATTGCCATACTGAGCCGTTACCCATTAAAGGAGATCAGACTGGTACCACTGCCACAGCAAATCACTGCCGAAAAACGTATATTGGGTTATGCCACCATAAAGGTAGGTAAACAGAAAATCATATTTGCAAATACCCACCTCGATGCAAGCAGGACAGATGAAAACAGGCTCGTCCAGATGCAAAGCATCCTTAAAGAATTTGAGCATGCTGCGCTGCCGGTAATTTTATGTGGCGACTTAAACAGCGTTGCTGGTTCATCAGTGATCAGTTTACTTGATGCGCAGTTTAAACGTACCTGTACAGAAAATTGTCCTCCTACCTCGCCCCAGATTAACCCCCGTCGTACTATAGATTATATCGCCACCAAAAATGTAACCTGGCCTTTGCTGGAATATCAGGTAATAGCAGAAACTTATGCTTCAGATCACAGACCTGTAATGGCAATTTTTAACCTGGAAAAATAA
- a CDS encoding S41 family peptidase, giving the protein MKKNTRYNVLIALTYSVTLIGGMFFGYKFLKDQGFQFQKPVQFADSNAEKVDEIIHIINKNYVDEINADSLTHLPIDSLLHQLDPHSIYLPPAKANEMAETLGGNFEGIGVEYYILKDTLLITNVVKDGPAFNAGIRQGDKILKIDTATVSGKALPRDQMIGRIRGRKGTAVRLTIVHPGDNQPVVFTVNRNRVKVSSIDAAYMLNPETAYIRISKFGADTDKDFIESVRTLKVKGMKKLILDLRDNGGGYLSAATGLANQILPENKLIVYTEGKHEPRTDYVATGGGEFEQGKLAVLINENSASASEILAGAVQDWGRGVIIGRRSFGKGLVQEQFPFGDGSALNLTIARYYTPSGKSIQKSYKKGYNAYQNEIEDRFNDGELTSETLTGAKDSLQRKNYTRGGIQPDVYVKLDTNGYNRFYSKLVAKKILFDFVYDVLGSRYNAAQLEQKMNVFAITETDYNDFLKYIQNRHIPIDSKQLYIAKPLIYNDLKLLLYKYHLGDAGYYKALNLHDPMVKQAVTSLQ; this is encoded by the coding sequence ATGAAGAAGAATACCCGTTATAATGTCTTAATAGCCCTCACTTATTCCGTTACATTGATTGGCGGAATGTTTTTTGGCTATAAATTTTTAAAGGACCAGGGGTTTCAATTTCAAAAGCCGGTTCAGTTTGCTGATAGTAACGCAGAAAAGGTAGATGAAATTATCCACATCATCAATAAAAATTATGTGGATGAAATAAATGCCGATTCACTGACCCATTTGCCGATTGATAGTTTACTGCATCAGCTTGACCCGCACAGTATATACCTGCCCCCGGCTAAAGCAAACGAGATGGCGGAAACATTGGGTGGTAATTTTGAAGGTATTGGTGTCGAATATTATATATTGAAAGATACTTTGCTGATCACCAATGTAGTAAAAGACGGGCCAGCATTTAACGCCGGCATCAGGCAGGGAGATAAAATATTGAAGATCGATACTGCTACAGTGAGTGGGAAAGCCCTGCCAAGGGATCAGATGATCGGACGGATAAGGGGCCGTAAAGGGACCGCGGTGAGATTGACCATTGTGCATCCGGGTGATAACCAGCCAGTAGTGTTTACCGTAAACCGGAACAGGGTAAAAGTAAGCAGTATTGACGCTGCTTATATGCTGAACCCCGAAACCGCTTACATCAGGATCAGTAAGTTTGGTGCAGATACAGACAAGGACTTTATTGAATCGGTAAGAACACTCAAGGTAAAAGGAATGAAAAAACTGATCCTTGACCTGAGAGATAACGGGGGAGGATATCTGAGCGCAGCAACAGGCCTTGCCAACCAGATTTTGCCCGAAAATAAGCTAATTGTGTATACAGAGGGTAAACATGAACCGCGGACAGATTATGTAGCTACCGGTGGAGGGGAGTTTGAACAGGGCAAACTTGCCGTGCTGATTAATGAAAACTCTGCTTCGGCCAGTGAAATTCTTGCCGGTGCAGTACAGGACTGGGGTAGGGGAGTTATTATAGGGCGCCGTTCTTTTGGTAAAGGCCTGGTACAGGAACAATTCCCTTTTGGGGATGGTTCTGCTTTAAACCTGACGATAGCCAGGTATTATACCCCTTCGGGGAAAAGTATACAAAAGTCTTATAAAAAGGGCTACAACGCTTATCAGAATGAGATTGAAGATCGGTTTAATGATGGTGAGCTTACTTCAGAGACACTAACCGGAGCAAAGGATAGTTTGCAACGTAAAAACTATACGCGCGGGGGTATACAGCCTGATGTTTACGTTAAACTGGATACAAATGGCTATAACCGGTTTTACAGTAAACTGGTGGCTAAAAAGATACTTTTCGACTTTGTATACGATGTATTGGGCAGCAGGTACAATGCCGCACAATTAGAACAAAAAATGAATGTATTTGCGATCACTGAGACAGATTATAATGATTTTTTGAAATATATCCAAAACCGCCACATCCCGATAGACTCAAAACAATTGTATATTGCTAAGCCGCTGATCTATAACGACCTTAAATTGTTACTCTATAAATATCACCTTGGTGATGCCGGTTATTATAAGGCGCTGAACCTACATGATCCGATGGTAAAGCAAGCAGTTACGAGTTTGCAATAA